In bacterium, the sequence ATATCCATTTCGGTACGCCTTACAAACACGGGTGGGAAACGGACAGAGGTAAAGTTTACATACTTTACGGAAAGCCAGACGAGATAGAGCGCCATCCATTTGAGCTGGGAAGTCCCGCTTACGAAATATGGTATTACTACTCACAAGGCGTGGCGTTCGTTTTTGTGGATGAGGACGGTGATGGCGATTACAAGCTCAAGGAAACCCGTTAAAGTGAACTGCAGGTGAGGTAAAAATGTCAAAACCGAGGTTATATCGGGGTATGAGGGATTTTTTGCCCCATCAGGCTATAGCACGAGAAAGAGTTTTGGACACTATAAAAGAAGTGTTTAAGCTCTGGGGCTATGTCCCGATAGAGACTCCTGCCATAGAGCTTTTGGATACGCTTTTGGGAAAGTACGGTGGTGAGGCAGACAAGCTTATTTACAGGCTTGATCATCCTGACCAGCTTGGTCTTCGTTACGACCTTACAGTGCCGCTGGCGAGGTTTTTCGCACAACATAGACATGAGCTTCCGAAACCATTCAGACGCTATCAAATTCAGTCCGTTTGGCGCGCCGAGCGAGCTCAAAAACAAAAGGGACGGTTCAGGGAATTCGTTCAATGTGATGTTGACATTGTGGGAAGCGATTCGCCTCTCGCGGATGCGGAGATTCTCGCGATAACTATAGAAACTCTTACTGCTCTTGGCTTCAGCGATTTTAAAGTGCTTCTTAATCATAGAAAAATACTTTTTGGACTTGTCCGTCAGGCTGGCTTCTCGGAAAATGAAGAACTATCGGTGCTTCGTTCGGTTGATAAGTGGGATAAAGTAGGCTTGGACGGCGTAGTAGAAGAACTAACGGGCAAGGGTTTTGAGCGAGCTAATGTTGAAAAGTTGATAAGCATTCTAAACACTGACGATGATGGAAGGAGTCTGCTTGAGGTGTTTGCCTCCTCTGAGGATGAATCGATAAACTATGGTGCAAGAAACTTGCTTAGGATACTTGATATTTTATCAATGATGGGTGATTACCAGCAGTATATAGAGTTTACCCCGCGTATGGCTCGTGGACTT encodes:
- the hisS gene encoding histidine--tRNA ligase, with amino-acid sequence MRDFLPHQAIARERVLDTIKEVFKLWGYVPIETPAIELLDTLLGKYGGEADKLIYRLDHPDQLGLRYDLTVPLARFFAQHRHELPKPFRRYQIQSVWRAERAQKQKGRFREFVQCDVDIVGSDSPLADAEILAITIETLTALGFSDFKVLLNHRKILFGLVRQAGFSENEELSVLRSVDKWDKVGLDGVVEELTGKGFERANVEKLISILNTDDDGRSLLEVFASSEDESINYGARNLLRILDILSMMGDYQQYIEFTPRMARGLDYYTGAIFETVLESLPNMGSITGGGRFDDLIGMFVGERIPACGTTVGLDRILAAMEELGLMPKTKTQAVVMVALFSEEYTSAAIKLAQEFRKANVPAEMFIEPKKLGKQFEYANKWGIPYVALVGEDEAKSGLCVIKDMSTGEQFKFKPEEAVKFIKNRLTERES